The genomic region tttcaggagcttagatggtatagggtctaacatacatgttgttggtttagatgatttaacaagtttatacaattcttcctctcctatagtagagaatgagtggaactgttcctcagggggtctatagtgcactgtctgatgtgatactgtagctgacggctgaatggttgcaattttatctctaatagtatcgattttagaagtaaagtagttcataaagtcattactgctgtggtgttgggaaatgtcaacacttgttgaggctttatttttcgttaatttagccactgtattgaataaatacctggggttatgtttgttttcttctaaaagagaagaaaagtaatcggatctagcagtttttaatgcttttctgtaggatatgttactttcccgccaagcaatacgaaatacctctagttttgttttcctccagctgcgctccatttttcgggtgctctctttagggtgcgagtatgctcattataccatggtgtcaaactgttttccttaaccttccttaagtgtaaaggagcaactttatttaaagtgctagaaaagagagagtccatagtttctgttacatcatcaagttgttctgaggttttggatatgctaaggaatttggatacatcaggaagataacttaaaaagcagtcttttgtgttagaagtgatggttcttccatacttgtaacaagaagtaggatttacaattttggctatatgaagtttgcacagaactaaataatgatctgagatatcatcacttggctgaataatttcaacaccatcaacatcaattccatgtgacagtattaaatctagagtatgatttcgacaatgagtaggtcctgaaacgtgttgtctaacaccaatagagctcagaatgtctataaatgctgatcccaatgcatcgttttcattatcaacatggatattaaaatcaccaactattaaaactttatctgcagccagaactaactcaatAGTAAATTCCATAATAAAGTCTGGTGGCTTTAGAGATTTTAATGGGAAAATTAAtcacaaaaacaatctttaaaactTGCTGGGGTGAATGGATTATTATCAATCATGAGAAGACACACTGGCGTTCACACTGAATGTGTTTCCAGATCCAGATTAGAACCGGAGCAGATCAGTCACGACAAACAGCAGAGAGATGGAGAGGAGAACAACGGTGAGACACACACTATACACCccacacacatgcattcatacTACACACCACAAACACTGCACACATTTTTGCTTGTATTTGGATCTGAAAGACATTACAAAGAAAACAAGATCCAAATACTCTGGGAAGGGTCTTTGCAAGGTGACAGATCTACAATTCATGGCTCACATACTTGTACATGTTCTTCCATTTATAATAGTGCATCTTTAAATGCAATGTTTACTGTTCTTATAAGGCACATTGTCAAAAGTAGCAGCCAAAGGTCAGCCATGTCAAAATACACTTCCCTGCATTAACGCTGGCAGTTACAACGGGTGTTGCTGCTGGAGAATCATGCAAGTGTGCACTCCAGTGTGGCcatgacacacacagtcactgacaCTCAaatactcatacacacacacacacactacacatttacatttacatatttagtcatttagcaggcgcttttatccgaagtgacttacaaatgagatgaACTATAGAAGAGTTCAGTGGTGCATGGGGAAAAAGAGGGGAAGGGTGGCAAGTTCGGGaaggagttcagcttcctgacagcctggtggatgaagctgtccttcagtctgctggtcctggcctggagactccgcagtctcctccctgatggtagcagactgaagaagctgtgtgatgggtgagtgggatcacctgtgatgcagagggctttatgggtgagacgggttccataaatatcctgcagggaggggagagagacaccaatgatcttctcagctgctctcactatgcgttgcagggactttcggcaggacgcattgcaggtgccataccacacagtgatgcagctcgtcaggatgctctcgatagtgcctctgtagaaggtgtacatgatgggggccggggctctggctctcctcagtttgcagaggaagtagagacgctgttgtgatttcttggccagtgctgctgtgttttcagtccaggagagatcctctgtgatgtgcacacccaggaacttggtgatgctcactctctccacagtcacaccgttgatggtcagaggaacgtgctgagtgtgtgctctcctgaattaaacaacaatctccttcattttctccatgttcagagagagattgttgtcactgcatcACCCGACCAggtggctcacctcactcctgtagtttgtctcatgaaAGACTCCGCtgtttgaattgagataggcaggTCATGAGGTGTTGTTCACTTGCAAAACTCAAGCTTCTAGAGGGTGCACAAGTCtaaactagtgagtttaggtatattggtgcagTGCCAGTGGTTgttttgtaggcaagcatcagttcCATGCATGCGGCATCAAACATACAGGAAGgcctgccaggagagcattacaataatccggtctggagagaacaagagcttggacaagaagttgggtggcctgctctgacaggaagggtctaatcttagaaatagaaatgtcactcagacaggctgaaatgctagcagctaccgtcgggtcatctggttggaatgagaagtagagttcgGTGTCATCAGAaaagcagtgataagaaaagccatgcttctgaatgacagatcctaatgacgtcatgtagatggagaagggaagtggtccaagcactgagccttgaggaaccccagtaggtAGGATATAaaaccacaggagtgcagttaCAGGGATGGCCATCTTTCTGAGGCTGGACATGAGGATCTGGTGATTAACTGtgtcataagtgtgtgtgtgtgtgtgtgtgtgttgcagataAACCGGTATCAGACATTAATGTGGATCTGTGGGAGGACAACAGAGTTGAGGATGATCTTTCACCAGAAGAAATACAGATGgtacatctcacacacacacacacacatacagtgatcACTGCATCTGTGTCACACAGCAtcatgatgaagtgtgtgtgtgtgtgtgtcagttcgAGCAGGAGAATAAGAGGTTGGTTGGGGAGATGAACAGTCTGCTGGATGAAGTCAGGTGAGATTGTGCTGTTTTTATCATCTGAATCGACACACACACCAGTGAAATATTTATTAGAGAGTAAGATATTTCATTCTAACTGTCAGAACAGTGACTGGAGATACTGGAGTGATGGACACAGAtgataacgtgtgtgtgtgtctgtctatatgtgtgtgtgtgtgtccgtctatttctctgtgtgtgtgtgtgtgtgtgtgtgtgtgtgttacaggcaCATTGAAGGGAAGGTTGTGGAAATCTCTCGTCTGCAGGAAATCTTCTCTGAGAAAGTCCTGCAGCAGGTCAGAAacctcatttctttttttttgaggaattgagttttatgaatcatttatttaatgcGTTACAGAAACCATTAGCAGATATTAGTTTGTTACATCACAGATCATGTAAACAATAGACTCAGTTCAAAATACTCAGAGTAGTTTGGATCcagagtagtgtgtgtgtgtgtgtgttacaggagaCTGAGATCGACAATATTCATCAGCTGGTTGTTGGTGCAACAGAAAATGTGAAAGAAGGAAATGAAGATATTAGAGAGGTAAGAAAATCAGTAAGCACGCATATAcactatttttaatttaagagTGGCATAAATTGAGTATGTAACCAataagtggtgtgtgtgtgtgtgtgtgtatgtgtgtcaggcGATCAAGAATAACGCTGGGTTCCGTGTCTGGATTCTGTTCTTCCTGGTCATGTGCTCGTTTTCACTGCTGTTTCTGGACTGGTACGACGGCTGAACCACAGGctggacctgtgtgtgtgtgtgagagagagtgtgtgagagagagtgtgtgcgtgtgtgtgtgagagagagagagtgtgtgcgtgtgtgtgtgagagagagagagagtgtgtgtgtgtgtgagagagagagtgtgtgtgtgtgtgagagagtgtgtgtgtgtgtgtgtgagagtgtgtgtgtgagagagtgtgtgcgtgtgagagagtgcgtgtgagagagagtgtgtgtgtgtgagagagtgtgtgtgtgtgtgtgagagagtgtgtgcgtgtgtgtgagagagtgtgtgcgtgtgtgtgagagagtgtgtgtgtgtgtgagagagtgtgtgtgagagtgtgtgtgagagagtgtgtgcgtgtgtgtgagagtgtgtgcgtgtgtgtgagagagtgtgtgcgtgtgtgagagagtgtgtgcgtgtgtgtgagagtgtgtgcgtgtgtgtgagagtgtgtgcgtgtgtgtgagagagtgtgtgcgtgtgtgtgagagagtgtgtgcgtgtgtgtgagagagtgtgtgcgtgtgtgtgagagagtgtgtgtgtgtgagagagtgtgtgtgagagagtgtgtgcgtgtgtgtgagagtgtgtgtgtgtgtgtgtgtgtgagagagtgtgtgcgtgtgtgtgagagagtgtgtgtgtgtgtgtgtgagagtgtgtgtgagagagtgtgtgcgtgtgtgtgagagagtgtgtgcgtgtgtgtgagagagtgtgtgcgtgtgtgtgagagagtgtgtgtgtgagagagtgtgtgcgtgt from Carassius carassius chromosome 29, fCarCar2.1, whole genome shotgun sequence harbors:
- the stx18 gene encoding syntaxin-18 isoform X1 translates to MCSDVSRMTDSERDQIDQDAQIFMRTCADAIGQLRSDMGKQVVSAQVRDHRAAVLDLIEAYLRGVCKLYSEQRAVRVKRVVDKKRLSRLEPEQISHDKQQRDGEENNDKPVSDINVDLWEDNRVEDDLSPEEIQMFEQENKRLVGEMNSLLDEVRHIEGKVVEISRLQEIFSEKVLQQETEIDNIHQLVVGATENVKEGNEDIREAIKNNAGFRVWILFFLVMCSFSLLFLDWYDG